Proteins from a genomic interval of Bradyrhizobium sp. CCGB01:
- a CDS encoding MetQ/NlpA family ABC transporter substrate-binding protein, which translates to MSFRLPLILATVLAAWSAASSAETIKIGVTPGPHAQILEAVKPIAAKNGLDIQLIEFSDYVVPNAALDAGEIQANSFQNQPYLDNQKADRGYKIESVGLTVNFPIGVYSKKHKAFADIPEGGKVSIPNDPTNGGRVLLLLRDKGVIKLKDGTGFKPTVLDVTENPKKLKFIEVDAAQAPRALDDVDAAAINTNYATQAGLDPVKDPILREDPKGPYVNLIAIRTADKDKPWVKILVDSYHTPEVKEFVLTKFKGAVLPSW; encoded by the coding sequence ATGTCGTTTCGCCTCCCCCTGATCCTCGCGACCGTGCTCGCCGCCTGGTCGGCTGCAAGCTCCGCCGAGACCATCAAGATCGGCGTGACGCCGGGCCCGCATGCGCAGATCCTCGAGGCGGTGAAGCCGATTGCGGCGAAGAACGGCCTCGACATCCAGCTCATCGAGTTCTCGGATTACGTCGTGCCGAACGCCGCGCTCGATGCCGGGGAGATCCAGGCCAATTCGTTCCAGAACCAGCCTTACCTCGACAACCAGAAGGCCGACCGCGGCTACAAGATCGAATCCGTCGGGCTGACCGTGAATTTTCCGATCGGCGTCTACTCGAAGAAGCACAAGGCCTTCGCCGATATCCCCGAGGGCGGCAAAGTCTCGATCCCGAACGATCCGACCAATGGCGGCCGCGTGCTGCTGCTGCTGCGCGACAAGGGCGTGATCAAGCTGAAGGACGGCACGGGCTTCAAGCCGACGGTGCTCGACGTTACCGAGAATCCCAAGAAGCTGAAATTCATCGAGGTCGATGCAGCGCAGGCACCTCGCGCGCTCGACGACGTCGACGCCGCCGCGATCAACACCAACTATGCCACCCAGGCCGGTCTCGACCCCGTCAAGGATCCGATCCTGCGCGAGGACCCGAAAGGCCCCTACGTCAACCTGATCGCCATTCGCACGGCGGACAAGGACAAGCCCTGGGTCAAGATCCTCGTGGACAGCTACCACACGCCGGAGGTCAAGGAGTTCGTCCTGACCAAGTTCAAGGGCGCGGTGCTGCCGAGCTGGTAG
- a CDS encoding putative FMN-dependent luciferase-like monooxygenase, which produces MKRFANLKRLGFFTRLLDEAPPAERYRFAAEQIVRAEKAGLDSAWIAQHHFHEREGGLPSPFTFLGYVAAQTSRIRLGTGIVTLPLENAVRVAEDAAVLDLLCNGRFELGVGTGGNPSAFAAFGLDSAQRNEIFARNLEIVRTALTGKPLDGGDTLYPQRPQLDGRIWQATFSVAGGARAGKAGDGLLLSRTQPRTKEAPRATLAEIQNPIIDAYLEALPPGREPRIMASRSVFVADDRAEAMRLADIGLRRALPQFMKGGHLPPGETLEEMITAFDTHVGAADDVIASLRADATLERVTDLVFQAHSVDAPHPHILRSIELVAEKVAPALGWTRAAPSVALVG; this is translated from the coding sequence ATGAAACGCTTTGCAAACCTGAAACGACTGGGCTTCTTCACGCGCCTCCTCGATGAAGCCCCGCCCGCCGAGCGCTATCGCTTCGCCGCCGAGCAGATCGTGCGCGCGGAGAAAGCGGGCCTCGATTCCGCGTGGATCGCGCAGCATCATTTCCACGAGCGCGAGGGCGGCTTGCCGTCGCCCTTCACCTTCCTCGGCTACGTCGCGGCGCAGACCTCGCGCATCCGCCTCGGCACCGGCATCGTGACGCTGCCGCTTGAGAACGCGGTGCGGGTGGCAGAGGATGCCGCGGTGCTCGATCTCCTCTGCAACGGCCGCTTCGAGCTCGGCGTCGGCACCGGCGGCAATCCGTCGGCCTTTGCGGCCTTCGGCCTCGACAGCGCCCAGCGCAACGAGATCTTCGCCCGCAACCTGGAGATCGTCCGCACTGCGTTGACCGGCAAGCCGCTCGACGGCGGCGACACCCTCTATCCGCAGCGGCCGCAATTGGACGGCCGCATCTGGCAGGCGACGTTCTCAGTCGCCGGCGGCGCCCGCGCCGGCAAGGCAGGCGATGGCTTGCTGCTGTCGCGCACGCAGCCGCGGACCAAGGAGGCACCGCGCGCAACGCTGGCCGAGATCCAGAACCCCATCATCGATGCCTATCTCGAAGCGCTGCCGCCGGGACGCGAGCCGCGCATCATGGCCTCGCGCAGCGTCTTCGTCGCCGACGACCGCGCCGAGGCGATGCGCCTCGCAGACATTGGCTTGCGGCGCGCTCTTCCGCAATTCATGAAGGGCGGTCACCTTCCCCCGGGCGAGACGCTCGAGGAGATGATTACCGCATTCGATACGCATGTCGGCGCAGCCGACGACGTCATCGCCTCGCTTCGCGCGGATGCCACGCTGGAGCGGGTGACCGATCTCGTCTTCCAGGCCCATTCGGTCGATGCGCCGCATCCACATATCCTGCGCTCGATCGAGCTTGTCGCGGAGAAGGTCGCGCCGGCTCTGGGCTGGACCCGGGCTGCGCCCAGTGTGGCGCTGGTGGGCTGA